TTAACTTCCTCTATTTACATTATCACATtccagagagagagagagaacaccTTCTTggttctttcttttcttttcctttcttttcttttccgcTCTTCTCTCCTTCCCTGCTGCCAGTTTCTAAATCCATCCTCCCCAAACGCGTTTCTCTCCTTTCTTCGTATTCAAACAACGCCTACCACTTTATTCGTCGTCTTCTTATACTTGTTTCACCCACCCATTCAAGCCAAAAAACggagaaagaaaaaagatgGAGCCAGAACAAAGGCGGAAGAGGAAGCGCGCGGTGGGAAGACACCTTCACATCTCATCAAGATCACTTTTTCTTTGCTTCTCCTTCTTAATCTTCCTCCTCTTCTTGTCCTCCCACCATCGTATCTTCTTTTTCACTCCCTCCACCTTCAGACCCTCTCTCACAGCCTCCACTTTATCTCTCCTCTACTCTTCCTCAAGCAACTCCATTCTTGACCCTCTTCATCCCACCGCACCCTCCTACACCCTCCAACACCGTATAATCTTCCCCGACCACCATCTCCTCATCCTCACCACCCCTCAACACCAACAACACCAACTAGAGTGCGTCTACTATACGCTCCACCCCAACGCCAACGCTTCCTCTCCCGCTCCACCCCTTCAACTTCAGGTTCGACCGGTCCTCTCTACGGACTGCTATGATGAATCTCGATCCATCGTTAGGTGCCCATTTCCCCAGACGAACTACACCGCCGCCGGCTCCCAAACCGTCGAATTGCGGCGGCGCGGTGAGGTGGGTCGCCGGAATTTGGGTTTTTTGTTGAACCAAACGGTTCAATCCTGGGACAGGGTGGCGTACGAGGCGATCCTTGACGGAGACACCGTTGTGGTGTTCGTGAAAGGGCTGAATCTCCGCCCCCACAAGATCTCGGATCCGACCAGGATTCGGTGCCATTTCGGGCTAAAGGGTTTTCACCAGGACAATGCATTTTTGCTTACCACCAGGGCGATTTCTGTGGCTCAAGAAGTTGTGAGGTGTATGTTGCCACAGAGCATAAAGAACAACCCGGATAAAGCTCGAGGGATTCGGGTCACAGTGAGTTATTTGGGTGGCAATGTGAGGCACCCGGTTCGTGCCCTTGTGCCTTCTGTGGCTAGAGTCAGTACACCTGGCAGTAGTATAGTTCAGAAGAGGAAGAGAGGGAAGTATGAGTTGTGTGCGTGTACTATGGTGTGGAACCAAGCTTCTGCGCTCAGAGAGTGGGTTATGTACCATGCTTGGCTTGGAGTGGAGCGTTGGTTTATCTATGATAACAACAGTgatgatgatattgaaaagGTTGTTCAGGAACTTGATCTTCAAGGATTTAATGTTAGTAGAAAGTCCTGGCCTTGGATTAAGACTCAGGAGGCAGGGTTTTCCCACTGTGCCTTGAGAGCTAGAGAGGAATGCAAGTGGGTAGGGTTCTTTGATGTTGATGAGTTCTTCTACTTCCCCAGTGAATTTCGTCTAAACCTGAGGGAAGGTGTTCCTGGTGAGAATTCTCTGAGATCGGTGGTTGCCAATTTCTCATCTTCGAAATCCATTGCGGAGATAAGAACAGCTTGTCATAGCTTCGGGCCTTCTGGGTTGCACTCGCCCCCTAAACAAGGGGTTACACTAGGGTACACTTGCAGGCTTCAGAGCCCTGAGCGGCACAAATCCATTGTGCGGCCGGATTTGCTTGACATCAGTCTTCTGAATGTGGTGCACCATTTTCAGCTCAGGCAGGGGTTTAGGTACCACAACATGCCTGAAGGTACTGCTATTGTAAACCACTACAAGTACCAGGTATGGGAAACTTTCAAAGCCAAGTTTTTCAGAAGGGTTGCTACCTATGTGGTGGACTGGCAGGAGGACCAGAACAAAGGATCAAAGGATAGAGCACCAGGACTAGGAACAGAAGCCATTGAACCACCTAACTGGCGGCTTCAGTTTTGTGAGGTCTGGGATACTGGTCTGAAGGACTTCCTTCTGTCTAATTTTGCTGATCCTGCAACAGGGTTGATGCCCTGGGAAAGGTCTTCTTTATAATCGATACCAATGAGGGTGCTAACATATTGGTAGCTGGTACCCATGTAAAGCACGACTATCACAATTGTCAAGCATTCATTCTATTCATTGTTTTTTAGGGGAGGGGGAGCTTTTCTGTTGcagaaattttgtttttcttattttttaaatgattttatagaTTAGAAACAGACGCATACAGATGTATATTTGCAGCAATGTGAATGAATTCTCTATCATTTTTTCTAGTTAAGTATATATGTGAAGTATATAACATCTAGTAAGACTGTTATATTCGTGGTAAGTGAAGATGTATTAAATTTAGAATGCCTGTACAGTACATTGGATTTGCTCCCTTCGCGCCCTTTTGATGAATTTCACTTTCCTCTATGAAAATGTGGGGCCCCCTTTATTGTACATCAAGCTTCATTGCAATAATTTTTGCCCTCTATTTTACTAGCCGTCAGTCGTAACCATTCAAACTTGTCCCAACAGAAGTTTCAGTAGTGATAAACTGTAActcaatattaaattttttattctctccCACTGTAAGCTATAAATAGAAAATCAGCTAACAAAATAGAAAAGGTCTTGTACTTAATTGTAGGAAAGGCACAACAGAATTAATTATATATCTGCAGGAAGGACTTGGGAGACTGTGGCTCTAATCCTAAGTAACATCCATAAATTGGGATGCTTTTTTTCCTCTCGAGGTGGGGGCGGGGGGTACAAATGAAAATCTCAGAAATGCGTTTGTATAcataaaattaacaactttgaatTAGTCTGACTAATAATCTTTGAGCACTCCCTTGAAAAATGGATAACATATACATGTGATCAATATGAGCCTCTTATCCTATAAACTCGGCAAAAAATGGAGGATTTATTTCCATTAAAATTGAGTAAAAACATGCACGAGAGGCCACCTCGCAAATCTCTGAAACTTAATCTTGAGATGTCAGAGGATGATGTTTCACATATTTTGCAAGGGTAGAATCCAGCTTCTCTCCAATATAAGTGATCCATGCCTGTAATCATTTGAATATTATGCCACTAACCTACATACGTGCATCTCACTGAGTTTAAAGAATAGGAAACAATATGCAGGACCTACAAATGTACTTGTACTACTGTCTGGTGTCATGTCTGGACTGAATTTTGACATCTTAAATAGGGTTGAAATTATGTTTCGGGAAACAGAGGATACCAACCTATTTTTCACATGCCGTAGGATCCAATGATTTCGATAAATTTGGGCATCACATAAAAAATGGTTGAAATGTACCTGATCAGAAGCAGTGTAACCTCGTATCGTGTCACCACCAATAATTGCAATCCCTTTATCACCAAGTGGCTGTAAAATTACTGcctaacaaaataataataatcgtACGAGCAACTTTTGTAATTAGATAGTAGATATTTTTGAAATCATCAAAAAGTCATTGATCACAAAGGAGGTCAGTGGTGTAGCCCCAAGAGATTCAGTCTCCCCCATGGAAAAACAGGGCAAGGCTTATCAAGGTTTGAGGAAAGGGGATCATATATTTCACCTTAAACTGATATGAACTTAGATACATAAACATAATATGATCTTTCACATGTATGTCAGTCAGAATTTGGGCTGCGAAAAAAGTATACTACTAGAACACCTATGGATAAAGCAATCAAATATATGCTAAACATAAAAAGGACACAGATTATACCATACACAGATAAAAGTCTCTTACAAGGGTATCCTTTGTCTACAAACTGCATATAGGAATACCCTCTCCCCTAGTTACACCTTAATATCATATATACCCAAATACATAGCTTGCATCAGTTGTATTCTATGGATAACATATCAAGGCAGTTTCTAATTCTAATATAGAACAATGAATGCAATGAGTTATTTTCTGTATCTAGGGATATATTACTGCTCCTAACATCTACCGGTATGAGTTTTTATCACACATGTATCCTAAATACATGACTCTTTGGAAACTCTATTCTAATCACGAAAATTAAGTCCATCCGTCCTAATTTTTTAGGAAAACAATAATGTCAAGTTAACATAATtggaagacaaaaaaaataaaaaaaataaaagactgGAGTAAATTTGTGAACTTTTAAAACCTAAAAGGCCTCAATAATTGGAGGCCCTATATAGAGGGTTGACTTGTATAGGCCGTTCTACAGCCCTGAAGACTGATAGTTGGGAAAAGCCTTCTCATTATCATCTTCATGAACTTCAATAATCATTGTTTCAGCATCATCATGTAATGCTTCATCATAAGTTAAAATCACCAATCTTAATTGTTCCTCTTCACATTGGTGCAATGCATATGCATATGTTGCTTTTGAATTGAGATAAAATACATTGAAGACACAAGTAGTGGAGAACCGACGTGAATATTTGTCTATTTGGGAGATGTTGAAGCATGTATTTCATCGAGTATTGTTGGGCACGTGCCATGGATGATGTCAAAGCAGTTTTAAGTTAGTTTGAATAAGTCAATTAGTAAATGATGTCAAAGCAATTTTAATTTGTACTCGTTGTATGAAGTCCAAGTGCAAGAGCTCATTATTCTTAAAAAGTTTTGGAGTAGACATACATCCTAGGCAGGTGGTGTcttatgttcttgttttttGGTTTCCTCCTACTTCTCATTGGTTTAAATGCAATACAGATGGGGCGACTAAAGGTTCTCCTAGTATATCTGGTTGTAGGGGTATTTTTAGACATCATCATACGTCCATTATGGGTTGTTTCTTTTAATATCTTGGTGTCATAAGGTGATGAGTGTGATTCTGGCTATAGAGGTTGCAACCTCCAAAGGGTGGACAAGTCTTTGGATTGAGTGTCTCTTAACTTATTATTCAAGCTCGATCCAATACTTTTATTTCTCCTTGGGATCTTAGTAGAAGTTATTAGAATTGATAAAGTTTAATGGGGTATGAGAGGGGAGTAGAAGATTCAttcaaaattattagtattgGAGAACCAACATTACTCTGTTTTAAAAAGGGAAACCTTAGAAGTAAAATTCTCACCTTTTCTCAATTTTCCATTCAGTTCATTGTGTAAAGGCACTCTTCGAATTtctctcttttatattttctcagCTCGCTTTTTGAAATCTCCGATTCTATTCTTGGTTTACAAATAGAACAGAATTGTAAGGAAATTACAAAAGATTAAGTTGATTCCTGCTGCTATATCACCAAACAGAACAGAATATTATGTCATTCCATTTCACCCTTTTccattaatacaaaaaaatcagagactatatttaatgttttaaccTCGATATACCTGGtccaaaacatttttttctatgCTAATGCCATTTGTATAGTGCAAATTGGAtaaattgtttgatttaatGATTTAGCCACAAAGAACTTGTTTTTTTTACAGAGTAAGTTATAGTTATATTTGCTAGAATAGTTTAACTTGTAAGAATAGGTTAACATGTTTTTTGTCCAACTCTAGGAAGCTACAAAACTGTTTTATGTGGTACCTATCTGTCACCTACATTTAGGTATTTTATATCTTCCCTTTGTATCTCTAATGTAAGAGCTCATACACACACGAATCAGCTGAGAGATAATTAACTCTTCAGCATCCTTTCTCAAATTTTCATTCTCATCATGTTCATTTTTCGCTACtgtaaaactttaattttgatGCAAATATGTGTGAACATTGGTACTGTAGCATGTGAAGACTGACTCAAGTAAAATCTTGTTTAAAAGCTTCCTAGACCGTCTAACTACACTAGAATGTGCAGTCTTTGCTATGCAGCTTCTATCATATGTGGTGAGTAGTCTCAGTAGATTATCTAGTCTTACAGAAATAGGACCTTTGTATCATTAGTTGGGTTTAATGTTTGAGTTGTGTTTGACAGAGTTTGCTATGAGAGAAACTACTAGTTGTAATCTTTGAGTATAATAAATTTTGTCATTAACATTACAATTGAACAATGTTATTTCTGTGTGTAATTCTTTCTTGTTCTTCCTATTACGTTTACCTTCTACCTACTAACTTTGCAAGTTTCTCTATTATTGTTCTCTGTTTGTGTGGTAAACGCATGTGTAGTGGATTTGTCTGAACTAATTCCTTGCATAGCATGTTTGGATTCTTCTCTTACAAGTTATAATTGGTACTTATGAAGTTTGGACATGGCTCTTCAATGTTGTGTCTCCGTATCTAACATGTGTACGATATG
The sequence above is a segment of the Phaseolus vulgaris cultivar G19833 chromosome 2, P. vulgaris v2.0, whole genome shotgun sequence genome. Coding sequences within it:
- the LOC137810693 gene encoding glycosyltransferase family 92 protein RCOM_0530710, whose amino-acid sequence is MEPEQRRKRKRAVGRHLHISSRSLFLCFSFLIFLLFLSSHHRIFFFTPSTFRPSLTASTLSLLYSSSSNSILDPLHPTAPSYTLQHRIIFPDHHLLILTTPQHQQHQLECVYYTLHPNANASSPAPPLQLQVRPVLSTDCYDESRSIVRCPFPQTNYTAAGSQTVELRRRGEVGRRNLGFLLNQTVQSWDRVAYEAILDGDTVVVFVKGLNLRPHKISDPTRIRCHFGLKGFHQDNAFLLTTRAISVAQEVVRCMLPQSIKNNPDKARGIRVTVSYLGGNVRHPVRALVPSVARVSTPGSSIVQKRKRGKYELCACTMVWNQASALREWVMYHAWLGVERWFIYDNNSDDDIEKVVQELDLQGFNVSRKSWPWIKTQEAGFSHCALRAREECKWVGFFDVDEFFYFPSEFRLNLREGVPGENSLRSVVANFSSSKSIAEIRTACHSFGPSGLHSPPKQGVTLGYTCRLQSPERHKSIVRPDLLDISLLNVVHHFQLRQGFRYHNMPEGTAIVNHYKYQVWETFKAKFFRRVATYVVDWQEDQNKGSKDRAPGLGTEAIEPPNWRLQFCEVWDTGLKDFLLSNFADPATGLMPWERSSL